Below is a genomic region from Anabas testudineus chromosome 13, fAnaTes1.2, whole genome shotgun sequence.
AGTGCAAGTGAAGAATTTCCAACCACGTAGCTCTTTTTACTTATCATGAAATATTAATCAACTCGATCAATAACAGTTCTGGCACATGCTGCAACTATAGGTAACTCTGTACTCTCACAGGGGAAAGGAcaggtttaaattaaattaaaatatctaagaatgactgtaattaaaaactaaaaacatgctGTAATATACAGTGTAGAGTACAGTCGAAATGACTGTGGATACCACAACAAATTCATATGAGAAAGCGATTGTTAAATCTTATGTCAAAATGCCCACGGCCTGTGTTAAACACTCAGTGGGATCAAACAGTATCTAGCTACACAGAGTCCCTATTCACCTGGGGAAAGTCAGCAGATGCTTTTGTTTCCGAAGGCATTTTACTAAAAAGGAGGTTTAGCCAAGATGCAGACTGGCTGAAGGAGCCAGCTAGAGGCTGACTCACACTGTTAAATGCTCGTTTGCAGCCTGCATGTACAGTGCAAACCCATCTCCTGCTGTAAGCATCCTCTGATCTGTGTTACGCCAACAAGACACGAGGAAGACTCTACTCTGTTGGTGGCTAATTCAGCCGAGACGACATccatgttaaatattaaagaaattcTGGCTCATCTCTGTTATTATTAGTGAACGTTCAATTCTCATGTTTTCTCCTATTTCTGAATACATGTTTATCCAGTAGGCCTGCGTTGGTTTGACCTGCCCTATACCGCTACACCTCACTGCTTCACTTAATATCCttttgagaaagagaaaataaaataggcCTTCCAGACACCAGAGGGGTCTTGATCAAAAGCGGTCTTTTTACTGCAGCACATGACAAGGGTGGGTGTGATCTGCTGGAAAAGCAgcttaatattaataaaataccACAGAGATTTGCACTGCTGGAAAGTCTCACTATGAACTGGAATGGTTACTAGACGCTATACCATGCCTAGAAAACGTCTAAAAATATCTCAAGGTGACATTCaaacagctttttttgtttgatgaaCAGTTCAAAATCCAAAGATATTAATGTTCCtgtgatggaaaacacagaaaaagctgTTTAATCACAAAGTTTAAGAATTTGGAAGCAATGAGTGTTTGCTATTTAAACTAGCACTAGCTGAGACTTTAAACACAGTCTGCTTTATCCAGCCTTTCAtctccctctgctgctctcagcGTTCTGCACATAAGTCATTACAAAATTACAATGAGTAAGAAGGCTGcaatatcaaataaatgtattaaattatcATTATGTATAGAAGTTTGTATGTAAAACACATAGAACACATATCTTGCTGGACACAGGAAGTCCTTCACTATGAGCCTGATGTTCATCATGGCGACCTCTACTCTCAAAGGACACTAAAACTCTCAGGCACATTGTTTTGGTGGAGTGTATCCCCAGTGAATGTGACTGTATGTGAGGCATATGGTGGCATATTAATAGAGCACTGCTGTCTGAGCCAAGAACCTGAAGGGAAAACACTGCCAAACAAGCTGCCATTCATGGATCTGCTGTCTGAGCTACTCCCAAGCATTTTACTATCTGGTAGACACccatctattattatttttttgctgaAAAGCGTCTTTCTGAAGCAGACTGCAGCTGCTTTCACCACTGATTCTGGATAGGAAAGAGACGACTGCCACAGACATGTGAAACAGTTGCTATGGTTAAAACTGGGATATGAACCCTGCATGTGACAACAGCTGCTTTCTCCTTTTTTGCCCAGTCTGAGGATCCTTCCTGCACTAGCAGTTTAAGGAATCCTTTAAACCCATGAGGTCAGTATAAGACAGTAAGGGGTGAGCAGAGACAGGCAGCTATTTTAAGACTGGGACAAATGTGTTAACgcacagcagaggagagcaTCAACCCTTCATCATAGCCACTTTATATCAGCACAGTCAATTATTAGCTTAGGAAAACATTTTACTGGCATTGACTTTTTTAAGTGAAAGCTCTGGGACGCTTATGAGAAGTGGTGTCTAGCTGATCACCAGCCTCTGATctaaaaacaaatgctgcagtACATTGAGGAGAGACAGGTCAACATTTCCTCTGTGGTGCAGTAGCTTTCAGCACCTTTttgtgataaatgaataaaaaataaaagggagCGAGTGGCTCTTACTATAATAACTGAGTACAGCAGGGGAAGCCACAAGTGCTGGTGAACTAATGGGAAGATCTAAAGGTGGAATATACCTGTGCTCACACTAAACAGTATGCCTGATATATGGAATAATGTCTGAGGCTCTACTTAGCTGTGTAACCctaataataacatttgaaatgtgtggAGAGGGCATCACTCACGCTGAGAAGCTCGGCTGGGATCATTGTGACTGCTGTCATTAGACTGGCTGCTTGACACAGAGGAGACACTGGAGCTCCGGACGAAGCCGAAGGCGGCCAGACGGGCAGTCGGTAGGGCGGAGAAGCCTGGAGGACGAAGACCAGATTGAACTGGTTTGGCCAGGAGGTTCTTGGGTGGGATTTCTGGACCTGACCTCTTGTGCTCTCCTGGAGGTAAAGGGGAAAATAGCAATATAACAGCTGTAGTGAGTGAATCTTCAAGACCTATCGAGACATGGGGAATACCGTTCAATGTAAAGgtcagagtgagagagaatgaATAACACTGCAATAACTTTTTTTTGTGAACCATATGTGAAAAGTAGATCATGACTTACAGTATGAGTGGGCAGAAAGGTGCAGTGCAACTTAGTAGGATGTAAGCATGACTAagccataaaaaacaaattgcCCAACATGAGAAAATTCTCTGATAACAATCcatacattttcacttttgaaaGTGAAATTTTCACAAATTGCAGTATTTTCAATCTGAATTTATCATTATCATCTCACCTGTAGGATCCTGGTGGGCTTGTGTGGTCACCCTGACTGCCGATGACGACTGGCCTAAAGTTGAGACAGACCTTTGACCTGTCTGCGGGATTCTTGGTTTGGCAGCAGGCTGCCTTGTGACTGCCCCTAACCCCAGCTGAGGCCTCAAAGCTCTGGGTGAAGAGTACACACTGGCTCCTTCTTGGGTACCATGCTGTTGAGGAACCAATACATTGATGTCGATGGTCATTGGGATTTTATAGTATACTGTAGTTTTGGTAAACTAgattctttaatttaattataataacttCATTAGCTTTCAGCTTTTGTGATGTTCTGTAATGtgttacttgttttgttttctctgtttgaaaCCTGGAAGTATACACAGTACTTACAGTgcatacttttacttttctcacCTTCTGCCCTAGGTACTGTACTAGGTTAGACCACTAATCAAACTCTGGAAATATGTCAAGGCAGAAGTCAACTTCTCACCTCTTCCTCATGAAAGCTGTCTGACTTCCCGCTTAGCCTCTGAGGGATGGTGCTGCTTGAAGGTTTCCCCCCAGTCCCAGCTGTGCCTGGAGAACAGTGCCCTCCCTTCTGCATCTCCTGTCGATATTTGTCAAACAGCAGGTTGGATGAACAAAGAACTGGTGTGGATTTAGGCTGAGGACCAACCTTTAGGTCTTTATGAGCTGGTGGGCTGGAGTAAGATGGTAATCTTAGTGGGGCTGTAGAGGCTTCATGTGGAGCATCTGGTTTTGCTTGAGGATTCTTCCTAACATAGGTGATGATTTTTGGTCGAATGTTTTTGGGTTTCTGGGGAGGAGAAGACCTCCTGAGTTCAGGCTCTTTTTGCTGAGGCATAACAGGTTTGGGGATACCACTCATTAACAATGTCTTACCCGGTGGCTTGACTGTTTGACTCAAACCTCTCTGAGGAGAACTGCTACGCTCCAGGCTAAGTGCCCTGATGCCCTGAACCTTAGCTGGAGAACCTGGCGGCCGTCTCTTGGGTGAACAGGAAGTTATTTTAGGCGAAGTAGGAAGTGCTGGTCGACTAGGGCTTCCCCATGGCTTCCTCCTCTCCAGACTTGAAGAGCTGGAGGTGACAGTGTTCTCAAAAGAGGCCTGCTTTTTTAAACTATTCTCAAACGAAGGCTGCTTTTTAAAAGTCTTGTCAAAAGagctttgtgttttcactgtgttatCAAATGATCCTTGTTTTTTTATGGCTTTGGATTCAATTGATGACTGATTCCCCTTTGTGCTTGTATTGAGTGGGCTGTAGTTTACATCAGGGGCCTCATCAGCTTGTGTGCTTTTATCCATTTTATTGTTGCTTTCTTCACATGACTTTTTTGCTGTGGGTAAAACTTTGTGCTCGGTACATCCACTATCACCCTCTGACATGTCATTCCCTGCTTTACTCCTCCGGTTATTGTTCTTCTTGTGCTCATCAATGATATCCATACATGGAACAACTCCATTGCTCACTTGTGGCTGTGATATAACACCCACTGAGTAAGCTGCTGAATTCCGATTCACGTCCACAACCTTTTGGTGTATTGTGCTTTTTTGAGAGGACAGGGAAGGATGATCAGCTTGTTGAGATACCTTGCCTCTCTCAGAGACAGTGCTGCAAGTCTGGGAAGCCAGAGTCAGGTCTTCTGAGATGGTTGAGTAAGGACCGGAGGCAACGTGCCAAGAGTCTGTCGTCTGGGTCCTGCCAACAGTGTCCATAGCAGTGACCATGCTTGAAATAGTTGACAGACAGGATACAAAGACATCCGTTTCAGAACTCAGGTCAATCTTGGATACATCTCTGCTCTCTGAGACATGAAAGGCTTTGGATTCTTGCTCACTAGCACCATACAGAATGGACTTTCTCTCTTCCTTGCTCTTATTATTTATTGCCTGGTCTGCTGTGGCTTTGCTGTATGATGAAGGCTGTGACTGAAGATCTTTCCGTTCTGTGAGCCCAACAAAGTCCTCTCCCTCTCCAACCAGGTATGCCTCCAGTTCCTGACATTCCAGCATTTCAAACTCGGCCAGTTCTGGGTCATCACACTGGGAGTCCGTACCCCAGATTACAACTTTGTCTTGCTCTGCTGTTTCAGTCACCTGCCCCGATAAAATGTCTGTATCTGCCATTCTTGCTTCTGTCCAGATATCATTGGAATTGGCATTATCATCAGCCAGCACTCCACCCTGCTGGTTGTTATTCCTCAACTCCCCCTCAATGAAGGGCTCTTCTCGCTCGCACATTTTGGAAGCAGCTCTGAGTTCACAGGGCTCTCAAGAGCTCTTTAGAAATCAATCATCCATGGCATCAATTACAAAAAAGGCTGCGTGCACATCCAAGAGACTTAACAGCACAGCAGGATCCTAGAGACtgattttcacatttctttccaGTACACATGTACTAGCAATTTAATGTCTACTTTGGGATATGGAGCTTCATGACATCTGAGGTCCTTTTCCTGGATAGAAAAGATAATAACAAAATCACTTGACATAACCAGTTAGACTTGATATAAAAAGTTAGTGTAATGTcattcagtgaaatgtttaagAGCCCACACTGAATTACAATTAAAGGCACAAGGATTTCAAGCAGCAACCCTATGAAAAGTGCATTACCTTTTAAGTGATACCCTATTTTTTCAAAAGACAAACTGAGATTGATTTGAAACAAGAGATTTCCTTTAGAAAAGCCGTCTGGCTACGTCTTGATCTCATTCATTTTCAGAAGTCATCTATTAATGTGATACTTCAAACTAAACCATGACTACTGATCTTGCAGCAACACCAAATTAACTCCTTcagacaaatatttttaaataagtCTAGGTGGTTCCTTTACACCTAACAAAACAGCGatattcaattttttttatacacGGATAATACTATCTCAACCTTTGCATGTGACTGAGAACTAATGTGACGTGAATATGCTGCACTACACCCGGTGGAGGCAGCTTGTGTTAACCTACTGCTCAACCATGAACTTTTCAGTGTAGGTTACAAGTTTGTGCTTGAAACTATGATACAAATCAACACAAGGCAACTCTGTTATAAAACAGTATTTGAGTTCTACAGCAACTGTATTATTTACTGttgagataaataaatagaaaaagatgGAAAGTTACAAATCCCACAATATACACAGAAAAAAGATGCTTTTCGGACTTTGActctgcatgtacagtatgtgcactttATAGAATAATTTAACAGTCTGTTTAATGTGACAGGAGCCTCTCCAAAGATAATACACTATTGGCCACACATCAAATGATCTCTGCATACCAGAAGTCACAAGGAAAATACCAAAACAGCACACTTCCAGGGTGGAAAAATATGCCAATACCACGTGGGACTTACTTGCACTTCTGATGTCATTAGAAGGACTTCTAGTGTCTTGCATAGAGCTGACTGTCAAAATGACTTCTAGGTCTTTGTGCACATTTATCACCCTGATGTTTAGCAGTTATGATTAGGCTTAGGTTGTAAATTGGTAGAAACTGCTCCGTCCTTTAAGGTTTCCCTTCATCTTTTCAGTCAAGAGCACATTATAAAGGATATCTGAAATTTTCGGAGTGGACTCTTACATCGGACTGAAAGACCCTGTGATCTCAGGCAGCAACTATTTCTCAAAAAAGCATCTTTACATTAGGTTCACACCTTATGAAATCTTTGCCATTGTTCAGCCCTGGTTGTCAGATTCAGCTATAAACCTTCCATTAATCTCcaagtcagaaaaaaacacctgttgttttaagttttttacACTAAAGCACAAActtattaaacacatttgatgTGCTTTTGTTTCTACTTCAAtcaaaaaaaatacagaaataaatataaaaaatcaaCTTCAGGTATGCAGCTGTACTTGCAGAACTAAACGGGATGTCACGAGGACTGAAAAtggaagaacaaaacaaaagactaTTTTAAATGGCTCAGGGGGAAAGCAGAAGTAAACTGGCTAACATTCATCCTTGTTAGACTCATCACCTGATTAGCATGACCTGACCGACTACTGCTCCACCTCATCTCTTTGCTCTCCATTTATGTCCTATTAAATTCAGTTACACCGCAGGAAACAGCATCCCATTTCCctctaataaaaataaactgggCTGTTGTCTGATAATAGAGTGAAGGGAACATTACTGaatacaaaacatttgcagttGTGTATATGTTCTTATTTATGGATTTCTTAAAAGCCTTACAGATGCAAGAGTATCTATCAAGCATAGAATCTGTTTGCTATACAAGCTAACACACTGCACTGAATGCTGCCTCAGCACCTGCACTGCAGAACAGTGACCAATGAATCAGATTCCCTCTACACCTGCTTCTCCCCTGCCTCCCTATCAATTCAAGCCGCAATGCCCACTGG
It encodes:
- the mtus2b gene encoding microtubule-associated tumor suppressor candidate 2 isoform X2; the protein is MCEREEPFIEGELRNNNQQGGVLADDNANSNDIWTEARMADTDILSGQVTETAEQDKVVIWGTDSQCDDPELAEFEMLECQELEAYLVGEGEDFVGLTERKDLQSQPSSYSKATADQAINNKSKEERKSILYGASEQESKAFHVSESRDVSKIDLSSETDVFVSCLSTISSMVTAMDTVGRTQTTDSWHVASGPYSTISEDLTLASQTCSTVSERGKVSQQADHPSLSSQKSTIHQKVVDVNRNSAAYSVGVISQPQVSNGVVPCMDIIDEHKKNNNRRSKAGNDMSEGDSGCTEHKVLPTAKKSCEESNNKMDKSTQADEAPDVNYSPLNTSTKGNQSSIESKAIKKQGSFDNTVKTQSSFDKTFKKQPSFENSLKKQASFENTVTSSSSSLERRKPWGSPSRPALPTSPKITSCSPKRRPPGSPAKVQGIRALSLERSSSPQRGLSQTVKPPGKTLLMSGIPKPVMPQQKEPELRRSSPPQKPKNIRPKIITYVRKNPQAKPDAPHEASTAPLRLPSYSSPPAHKDLKVGPQPKSTPVLCSSNLLFDKYRQEMQKGGHCSPGTAGTGGKPSSSTIPQRLSGKSDSFHEEEHGTQEGASVYSSPRALRPQLGLGAVTRQPAAKPRIPQTGQRSVSTLGQSSSAVRVTTQAHQDPTGEHKRSGPEIPPKNLLAKPVQSGLRPPGFSALPTARLAAFGFVRSSSVSSVSSSQSNDSSHNDPSRASQHPDDTPLHKATASLSETSHGLSRPQPPNAPNLQRRTLPPQRSSPLALRREMQKDTETVMAPKSSPKRFAVVSPKPQSPVHGKTAGVLGPVQADRSRELALIQQLRDRCEQQALQLQSLQAHLKKASLCLDVFSITTQHFCNKSESAIVKERELSLELARIRDEVAFSVAHWEQLQQEKEELEHRFQAELLGLRAQQQRELGELEERLKVQHMVEIESLQAEQRTELEELRVKQQEQLEEMSENHEASLMEMETTHNDTLATLQEEHARTVKNLKMAHEQQRKSLEEEFEKIRLSLQDQVDTLTFQNRSLRDRAKRFEEALRKSTDEQIVDALAPYKHIDEDLKSLKEVLEMKNQQIHQQELKISELEKIAEKNVYLEERLQVLQQQNEDLKERIDKNLAVSRQLSEENANLQVNVEKESKEKKRLSRTNEELLWRLQTGELSPRMSPSSSPIHRPSSGPGSPARPHSYHQ
- the mtus2b gene encoding microtubule-associated tumor suppressor candidate 2 isoform X1, encoding MCEREEPFIEGELRNNNQQGGVLADDNANSNDIWTEARMADTDILSGQVTETAEQDKVVIWGTDSQCDDPELAEFEMLECQELEAYLVGEGEDFVGLTERKDLQSQPSSYSKATADQAINNKSKEERKSILYGASEQESKAFHVSESRDVSKIDLSSETDVFVSCLSTISSMVTAMDTVGRTQTTDSWHVASGPYSTISEDLTLASQTCSTVSERGKVSQQADHPSLSSQKSTIHQKVVDVNRNSAAYSVGVISQPQVSNGVVPCMDIIDEHKKNNNRRSKAGNDMSEGDSGCTEHKVLPTAKKSCEESNNKMDKSTQADEAPDVNYSPLNTSTKGNQSSIESKAIKKQGSFDNTVKTQSSFDKTFKKQPSFENSLKKQASFENTVTSSSSSLERRKPWGSPSRPALPTSPKITSCSPKRRPPGSPAKVQGIRALSLERSSSPQRGLSQTVKPPGKTLLMSGIPKPVMPQQKEPELRRSSPPQKPKNIRPKIITYVRKNPQAKPDAPHEASTAPLRLPSYSSPPAHKDLKVGPQPKSTPVLCSSNLLFDKYRQEMQKGGHCSPGTAGTGGKPSSSTIPQRLSGKSDSFHEEEHGTQEGASVYSSPRALRPQLGLGAVTRQPAAKPRIPQTGQRSVSTLGQSSSAVRVTTQAHQDPTGEHKRSGPEIPPKNLLAKPVQSGLRPPGFSALPTARLAAFGFVRSSSVSSVSSSQSNDSSHNDPSRASQHPDDTPLHKATASLSETSHGLSRPQPPNAPNLQRRTLPPQRSSPLALRREMQKDTETVMAPKSSPKRFAVVSPKPQSPVHGKTAGVLGPVQADRSRELALIQQLRDRCEQQALQLQSLQAHLKKASLCLDVFSITTQHFCNKSESAIVKERELSLELARIRDEVAFSVAHWEQLQQEKEELEHRFQAELLGLRAQQQRELGELEERLKVQHMVEIESLQAEQRTELEELRVKQQEQLEEMSENHEASLMEMETTHNDTLATLQEEHARTVKNLKMAHEQQRKSLEEEFEKIRLSLQDQVDTLTFQNRSLRDRAKRFEEALRKSTDEQIVDALAPYKHIDEDLKSLKEVLEMKNQQIHQQELKISELEKIQAEKNVYLEERLQVLQQQNEDLKERIDKNLAVSRQLSEENANLQVNVEKESKEKKRLSRTNEELLWRLQTGELSPRMSPSSSPIHRPSSGPGSPARPHSYHQ